From a single Sphingobium lignivorans genomic region:
- a CDS encoding MFS transporter — protein MSNASAPDSSPSLEAGAADTQTSVRAAWAVGFLTLVSTFNYLDRSLLGLLLPLIKDDLDLSDTALGLISGVAFGLVYALLCLPIASLADRSSRRNIITAGFALWSFMTALTGYAVNGIQLAICRLMMAAGEAAGVAPSQSMISDVVSRERRPFALAIFQTAFAIDAIVFLPLTAWIAGIHGWRAAFQFAGFFGLLLAIIFFLTVREPERRLEGRAERAPVVTLIQAMFGLWKVPAFRAMMLGVAFTGGALNASSAWTSALIVRVHGLTVTEVGLYVTPSRGFVAVFGILFVGWMADRLGRRDERWRFGVPALVCLVVAPAYLMFLLSDTRSVWIMGMLISGALHTAAQGPLFAVIVALSPENMKTVALAVKVFVANLLGQLCGPLAVGILNDLLMPIHGDQGIRYSMIMVAVCYLMAAICFLWAGRLARRDGHYALR, from the coding sequence GTGTCCAATGCGTCAGCGCCAGACTCCTCTCCCAGCCTTGAAGCGGGCGCGGCCGATACCCAGACTTCTGTCCGCGCGGCCTGGGCGGTGGGCTTCCTCACATTAGTCTCGACCTTCAATTATCTCGACCGTTCGCTGCTCGGCCTTCTTCTGCCGCTGATCAAGGACGATCTGGACCTGAGCGACACGGCGCTGGGTCTAATTTCGGGAGTGGCTTTCGGGCTGGTCTATGCGCTGCTCTGTCTGCCCATCGCCAGCCTTGCTGACCGTTCCAGCCGCCGCAACATCATCACAGCCGGTTTCGCTCTCTGGAGCTTCATGACAGCCCTGACCGGCTATGCGGTGAACGGCATCCAACTGGCGATCTGTCGACTGATGATGGCCGCGGGAGAGGCGGCCGGGGTCGCTCCGTCCCAGTCCATGATCTCCGATGTCGTGTCGCGGGAGCGCCGACCGTTTGCGCTTGCCATCTTCCAGACAGCCTTTGCCATCGATGCCATCGTCTTCCTTCCGCTGACGGCCTGGATCGCCGGCATTCATGGCTGGCGCGCCGCCTTCCAGTTCGCGGGCTTTTTCGGGCTCCTGCTCGCTATCATCTTCTTTCTGACAGTCCGGGAACCGGAGCGTAGACTGGAAGGCCGGGCCGAGCGGGCGCCCGTGGTGACACTGATCCAGGCGATGTTCGGCCTGTGGAAAGTGCCGGCGTTTCGCGCGATGATGCTGGGCGTCGCGTTCACCGGCGGGGCGCTGAATGCGTCGAGCGCCTGGACCTCGGCGCTTATCGTGCGGGTACATGGCCTGACGGTCACCGAGGTGGGCCTTTACGTCACACCGTCGCGCGGCTTTGTTGCAGTCTTCGGCATCCTGTTCGTGGGGTGGATGGCTGACCGACTGGGCCGCCGGGACGAACGCTGGAGGTTCGGGGTGCCGGCCCTGGTGTGCCTGGTCGTAGCCCCCGCTTACCTCATGTTCCTTCTGAGCGACACCAGGTCCGTCTGGATCATGGGGATGCTGATCTCGGGTGCGCTTCACACAGCGGCGCAAGGTCCGCTCTTCGCGGTCATCGTCGCCCTTTCGCCCGAGAATATGAAGACGGTGGCGCTGGCGGTCAAAGTCTTCGTGGCCAATCTCCTCGGCCAGTTATGCGGTCCGCTGGCCGTCGGCATATTGAACGACCTTCTTATGCCCATCCACGGCGATCAGGGCATCCGTTATTCGATGATCATGGTGGCTGTTTGTTACCTGATGGCAGCGATCTGCTTCTTGTGGGCAGGGCGACTGGCCCGACGGGACGGGCATTATGCGCTGCGCTAG